Within Primulina tabacum isolate GXHZ01 chromosome 5, ASM2559414v2, whole genome shotgun sequence, the genomic segment CAtgtattttattgatttttattaaaatggTTAGTTTTGATTTTGCTGATGAAGTTTGTTCTGATGGAGGTCACGAGCTTGACGTTGGCACTTTAACCAATTCTATTGATGCTTGGATTCATTGCATACGTGGTGTTGGGCAAAAATTTAAAGATGCAGCTGAATTCAGGATTTGTcttaaaaattatgttattgccAGTAGAAGATCTTTTAGGTACAGGAGAAATGAAAGTGGTAAGATCTTAGTTGTTTGCAGCAAAGAGAATTGTGAGTGAAAATTTATGCCTCCAAACATAAATCGGACAATTCATTCGGCATAAGAAAGTGCAACCTAAGCCATAGTTGTGGGGATAATAATTTGCGGAGTAGAGGTCACCCTAAAGCTGATTCATCCTGGGTAGCTAATGTTGTGAAGGAGAAGTTAAGGGGAGAGCCATCATATCGCCCATGTACAATGCTGAAGGACATTGAAAGAGATTATGGAGTAGAACTTGAGTATCATAAAGTTTGGGCGGGTAAAAAGATGGCAATGCATGATATTTATGGAACTGATAAGGGGTCGTATGATAAATTACGATGGTATTGTCATGCTGTTAAAGAAACAAATCCCGGGAGTTTTGTTGAATGTGAAATTGATTCGATGACAAACAAATTTAGACGGTTATTCATATGTTTTCATGCATGTCTGGTTGGTTTTATTAGTGGTTGTCggccattattatttttagatgGAACTCACATTAAGAACAAGTACAAAGGATGTTTATTAGGCGCTGTGGCAAAGGATGCGAATGATGATGTTTTTACACTTGCGTATGTAATTGTTGATGCAGAAAACGATTCTAATTGGGAATGGTTTTGCTACCAGTTAAAACATGTCTTGGCATCCCAATACATAATGATATTCCGTAGCTACATTTTTTTCTCTGACCGACATCCTGGACTTATCAAAGCTATTCAGACTGTGTTCCCTGGTAGTCACCATTCTTATTGTTTAAGAGATCTGGTCGATAACTTTGTCAAGCAGGTTTGTCTTATGGtgatttttcaataatttagccatcttttttttttgttattcttCATTAGTTGGTTATTATCTGtaatgtttttaaatttttttttgcaggTATTGCGTAGGTATCCTCTCCATAACAAGAAACATTGGTCTTCTGTTTTGAAGAAAGCTGCGTACACCCCATCAAGACATGAATTCTCGCAACATATCAAAAGCATAATCGATTCGATGCCGCTCGCCCAGGAGTTTCTTGTGAGTGTGCCCTCAGAAAATTGGGCCAATTCTATGTTTGTGGGTGAGCGATGGGGTgtcattaataataatattgttgAAAGCTGGAACAATTGGGTAAAACAAGCGCGATATCTACCTATTGTGGGTATGATAGATAACATACGAATTCAAATAATGACCACGATGCACAAAAGACGAGAAAAAACAATGGCGATGATCGGAGAACTAAGTCCAAGAAAGGAGAAGGAGGTGTCAATTGCATACGGACAATCTCGAAGCTTAAAGGTGCACAAGTCATGTGGAGCTCTGTTTGAGGTGATAGATGGGGACAAAAGTTTTTCAGTGGATTTGAATTCATGTCGTTTTTCATGTCGATATTGGCAGATGTATAGGCTACCGTGCAAGCATGCTTGCTCATGCATAGAATCAAAGTCTCTGTCGGTTTATCAATTCTGTGATGGATATTTTAAGATGAACATGTACCGCCAAGCTTATAAAGGAATCATAAATCCAATTCCAACAAATGACATGAGTGAGGGTTCTCTGAATGATGGACCTACCATTTATGCTCCTACAACCCGTAGCCAGCCAGGACGTAGAAGGACCAAACGATACCTTCTCAAGTTGAACAACGTGTGACACCGTGTGGGAGATGTCATGGGCGAGGGCATAATAGACGAACTTGCAAAGAACCAGTGCCATAATTGGTTTGATTGACATATACATTAATACTATATCGTTTACTTCCATTATCTTAAGTTATttgtaatttaatttattttaaaaattccaaattgctatcttaatttttttaattggttGCAGGCATGTGTTAGAGTAAGAAAGCAGCATGGAAGGTTGTTCAAAAAAGACAACAAGATGTGGTGGCATTTTGTGAATATATTTGGTGTTGTTCATAGAATTAATCGATCTTTTGGATCATTACGTTTATGGTAGCCATTTTTTGTTTGCTGTTTTGACGTGATGGTAAGACTTATCGTGCGTTGATGGCATGACATTTTTTTTGTAAACAAACACTGAATCTGTTCAATTTACAAGTATTAGGTAGTATTTGAAGTTTGTAATGAAGAAGACTAATGTGTTGCTGTCAAACTCAATTGGTTCATTGAGATTGGAAAACTGTATGCTGTTGCAAAACAACAGATTATGTGTTTGGAATTGCAATTTGTAGATGTGTAATGAAGTGATTATGTCTTAATCATTAAACTGTATTGTTGACAGATAGTTTCATATTTGTTGTGAGTTGTGGTTTGTTATCATTACAAATATTCCCTTGCAAATTTTTTCCAGGAATGTTTTGCCAAATATACCAAATTTTAAGCTTCAGTacatttttttccttaaatGATACCCAAATTTGTTGTTACTTAATATTATAAattgaaatatcatttttatgcatTCTGAAAATATTCAGTTATTATTAGTGTTTCCATGGaacatttggaaaaaaaaaaacaaattcgcaactacgCATAGAACATCTTGAAGTACTtacttttacttgcgaaatacatatttccaattttaaaatacttgatttggtaaatgagatacttgTTGGAATTTTGGtgcttaatgaatgaaaattaatcaaataaatcaatgtgtttgatttggaaaaattcgaaacgaagaacgaagcttaatgaacgaatattaagttcgATTGTTCTGAATAAAACTCGAAAGAGTtcatcatatgttgaaagaacATAAAACGAGTAGTCGGAACGTGTAAGGGACGAaaatcggaaaaaaaaaaagttgcGCGTGAACAGTAGCAGGCGCGCATTTCGATGACATGTACATTTCatttacttttttaaaaaaaaaaacaaattcgcaactgaACTTCTCGAAGTACTTATTTTTACTTGTTAAATACCTAATTTTACAatgaaaatacttgatttggatAAGGAAATACTCATAATGGatattaaaatacttgattttcgAATATGCTTTTCACTTAAATACCCTCACACTTTTTGAAGTACTTATTTTTACTTgttaaatacttaattttacAATGAAACTACTTGATTTAGTTCAGGAAATACTCATAATggatattaaaatactggattttCGAATATGCCTTTCACTTTTT encodes:
- the LOC142544446 gene encoding uncharacterized protein LOC142544446, whose product is MLKDIERDYGVELEYHKVWAGKKMAMHDIYGTDKGSYDKLRWYCHAVKETNPGSFVECEIDSMTNKFRRLFICFHACLVGFISGCRPLLFLDGTHIKNKYKGCLLGAVAKDANDDVFTLAYVIVDAENDSNWEWFCYQLKHVLASQYIMIFRSYIFFSDRHPGLIKAIQTVFPGSHHSYCLRDLVDNFVKQVLRRYPLHNKKHWSSVLKKAAYTPSRHEFSQHIKSIIDSMPLAQEFLVSVPSENWANSMFVGERWGVINNNIVESWNNWVKQARYLPIVGMIDNIRIQIMTTMHKRREKTMAMIGELSPRKEKEVSIAYGQSRSLKVHKSCGALFEVIDGDKSFSVDLNSCRFSCRYWQMYRLPCKHACSCIESKSLSVYQFCDGYFKMNMYRQAYKGIINPIPTNDMSEGSLNDGPTIYAPTTRSQPGRRRTKRYLLKLNNV